One Mesorhizobium sp. J428 DNA segment encodes these proteins:
- a CDS encoding MaoC/PaaZ C-terminal domain-containing protein, whose translation MIPLQVGQSAMTAGRTIGEGDVNLFAGLVGDFTPIHVDETFARTSPHGTRIAHGPHSMATAIGMATHTGLFGERVIGLVNISWDFSGAVKIGDTVRSRVTVEEVRPTSKPGRGLATYGFEVLNQRDEQIQRGRMKVIVRLDDKAEAGQ comes from the coding sequence ATGATTCCACTGCAAGTCGGCCAATCCGCCATGACGGCGGGCCGCACCATCGGGGAAGGGGACGTGAACCTGTTCGCCGGCCTCGTCGGCGATTTCACGCCGATCCATGTCGACGAGACCTTCGCCAGGACGTCGCCGCACGGAACCCGCATCGCGCATGGCCCGCATTCGATGGCGACGGCGATCGGCATGGCGACGCATACCGGCCTGTTCGGGGAACGCGTCATCGGCCTCGTCAACATCAGCTGGGATTTTTCAGGCGCGGTGAAGATCGGCGACACGGTCCGCTCACGGGTCACGGTCGAGGAGGTGCGTCCCACCTCCAAGCCCGGGCGCGGGCTCGCGACCTACGGTTTCGAGGTCCTGAACCAGCGGGACGAGCAGATCCAGCGCGGGCGCATGAAGGTCATCGTGCGCCTCGACGACAAGGCGGAGGCCGGACAGTGA
- a CDS encoding strictosidine synthase — protein sequence MIGAVRRAWDNFRGSGEAAVTVPPMDGALRPNRLLEEAGLVLAVTAPDDLALDGKGVVFSAGAEIRRLTPHGSEPVADLGSDIAALAASPKGRIAAALADGGLAVIEPDGRRALVDELGDGPMRCITALAFASDGELLVAQGSSRRSQSEWKRDLMERRTDGSVWRISTDGSRQTRIASGLGWPLGIVVAPDGRLVVSESWKHRLVALAEGRGPQPVLADLPGYPARIHRDPAGGYWLALFAPRNQIIEFVQREPAFLARMIEEIDEAYWAAPSLKPSATFLEPLQGGAQKHLGMLKPWAPTRSYGLVVRLDEAFRPVASWHSRADGTRHGVFSCLPDGDRLLVASKGGDAIVEVRPGSKPSSGAA from the coding sequence GTGATCGGCGCTGTCAGACGGGCCTGGGACAATTTCCGCGGCAGCGGCGAGGCGGCGGTCACCGTGCCGCCGATGGACGGCGCGCTGCGCCCGAACCGCCTGCTGGAAGAGGCCGGGCTGGTTCTCGCCGTCACCGCGCCGGACGATCTGGCGCTGGACGGCAAGGGCGTCGTCTTCAGCGCCGGCGCCGAGATCCGCCGTCTGACCCCGCACGGCTCCGAACCGGTGGCCGACCTCGGTTCCGACATCGCCGCGCTCGCGGCGTCGCCTAAGGGCCGCATCGCCGCCGCGCTCGCCGACGGCGGCCTCGCCGTCATCGAGCCCGACGGCCGCCGCGCGCTGGTGGACGAGCTCGGCGACGGCCCGATGCGCTGCATCACCGCGCTCGCCTTCGCTTCGGACGGCGAACTGCTCGTCGCGCAGGGCTCCTCGAGGCGCAGCCAGTCCGAATGGAAGCGCGACCTGATGGAGCGCCGCACCGACGGATCGGTGTGGCGCATCTCCACCGACGGCTCGCGCCAGACCCGCATCGCCTCCGGCCTCGGCTGGCCGCTCGGCATCGTCGTCGCGCCGGACGGCCGCCTGGTGGTCTCGGAAAGCTGGAAGCACCGGCTCGTCGCGCTCGCCGAAGGCCGCGGGCCGCAGCCCGTGCTCGCCGACCTGCCGGGCTATCCGGCGCGCATCCACCGCGATCCGGCCGGCGGCTACTGGCTGGCGCTGTTTGCGCCGCGCAACCAGATCATCGAGTTCGTGCAGCGCGAGCCGGCCTTCCTCGCGCGCATGATCGAGGAGATCGACGAGGCCTACTGGGCCGCCCCCTCGCTCAAGCCCTCGGCCACCTTCCTCGAGCCGCTGCAGGGCGGCGCGCAGAAGCATCTCGGCATGCTGAAGCCCTGGGCGCCGACGCGTTCCTACGGCCTCGTCGTCAGGCTCGACGAGGCGTTCCGCCCCGTCGCCTCCTGGCACAGCCGCGCCGACGGCACGCGGCACGGCGTGTTCTCTTGTCTGCCCGACGGCGACAGGCTGCTCGTCGCCAGCAAGGGCGGCGACGCCATCGTCGAGGTCCGCCCCGGTTCGAAACCGTCTTCGGGAGCCGCATGA
- a CDS encoding sugar ABC transporter substrate-binding protein, producing the protein MSGMKLLKALAATAALVMTAGVAVSEPYDDGQSKGYYDVLKGKKVAFVPLSMGFDLTEGWNAGLQNQAKALGYTVDVRDPNWNVEAGVQAANGFIADKPDVLILHPLDQQAYNRIVPKAMAEGINVVQVNLKSVTNGDAYVGADWYDLGLKQAQAIVKACGKDSGKNGKVAIITGQAATPTIVIGNQAFDDVFAQNPEIQVVARQSADFDPAKAQAITSTVLKQNPDLCGILGVWDGQDTGTAAAIREANMQDQVYFVSSGGGSKAAACDNIENGSFDAYVSYDVPGQARDLNAAVKILLQTKPKPGSAPFALYTPLKILTKDNLTPSSCWTLEEMKAFGG; encoded by the coding sequence ATGTCTGGAATGAAGCTTCTCAAAGCGCTCGCCGCGACCGCGGCGCTGGTGATGACGGCGGGCGTCGCCGTCTCCGAACCTTACGACGACGGCCAGTCGAAGGGCTATTACGACGTGCTCAAGGGCAAGAAGGTCGCCTTCGTGCCGCTGTCGATGGGCTTCGACCTCACCGAGGGCTGGAATGCCGGCCTGCAGAACCAGGCCAAGGCGCTCGGCTACACCGTCGACGTGCGCGACCCGAACTGGAACGTCGAGGCCGGCGTCCAGGCCGCCAACGGCTTCATCGCCGACAAGCCGGACGTGCTGATCCTGCACCCGCTCGACCAGCAGGCCTACAACCGCATCGTGCCGAAGGCGATGGCCGAGGGCATCAACGTCGTGCAGGTCAACCTCAAGTCGGTCACCAATGGCGACGCCTATGTGGGCGCCGACTGGTACGATCTCGGCCTCAAGCAGGCCCAGGCCATCGTGAAGGCGTGCGGCAAGGATTCGGGCAAGAACGGCAAGGTCGCCATCATCACCGGGCAGGCCGCCACCCCCACCATCGTCATCGGCAACCAGGCCTTCGACGACGTCTTCGCGCAGAACCCGGAGATCCAGGTCGTCGCCCGCCAGTCGGCCGACTTCGATCCCGCCAAGGCGCAGGCGATCACCTCGACCGTGCTGAAGCAGAACCCGGACCTGTGCGGCATCCTTGGCGTCTGGGACGGCCAGGACACCGGCACGGCCGCCGCTATCCGCGAGGCCAACATGCAGGATCAGGTCTACTTCGTCTCGTCGGGCGGCGGTTCGAAGGCGGCTGCCTGCGACAACATCGAGAACGGCAGCTTCGACGCCTATGTCAGCTACGACGTTCCCGGCCAGGCGCGCGACCTCAACGCGGCGGTCAAGATCCTGCTGCAGACCAAGCCGAAGCCCGGCAGCGCTCCCTTCGCGCTCTACACGCCGCTCAAGATCCTGACCAAGGACAATCTCACCCCCTCGTCCTGCTGGACGCTGGAGGAGATGAAGGCGTTCGGCGGCTGA
- a CDS encoding AMP-binding protein: MTYHLDPRMPPPDQCIQRYMLERWTKAQPDKVFAVFQDGETWTYADTLREAITTANALKALGVKQGERVLCWLPNSADCLRAWFGLNMLGAVFVPINLAYRGNLLRHAVKLSEARLGLIHADLHQRLGEVELSRLEEIVVLGGAGQDVTGLKVHQSQAFKSTDTTAPALEREIAPWDMQSIIFTSGTTGPSKGVMSSYMHLYSMAKAAPFLRSDERYMVNLPMFHSGGVMPVTAMLVHGGSIVMVDAFDTNTFWDTIRQRQITTVILLGVMGGFLLKRPPSPDDKNHTLRTCTYVPLNDTAPQFHERFGTEVHTHFNMTEISMPIVSDPNPTALGSAGKMRSGVEVRIVDENDCEVPVGAVGELIVRTECPWALNHGYAGNPEATATAWRNGWFHTGDGFRKDAEGNFYFVDRLKDAIRRRGENISSFEVESEVLSHPAVREAAAVAVKSEIAEDEVMAVVALKEGVEFDPAELIEFLRPRMAHFMIPRYVRVVDGLPRTPTAKIEKVKLREAGITDDTWDRDAAGIRIKREKVGLKSA, from the coding sequence ATGACCTATCATCTTGATCCCAGAATGCCGCCCCCCGACCAGTGCATCCAGCGCTACATGCTGGAGCGCTGGACAAAGGCGCAGCCGGACAAGGTCTTCGCCGTCTTCCAGGACGGCGAGACCTGGACCTATGCCGACACGCTGCGCGAGGCGATCACCACCGCCAATGCCTTGAAGGCGCTGGGTGTGAAGCAGGGCGAACGCGTGCTGTGCTGGCTGCCCAACAGCGCCGACTGCCTGCGCGCCTGGTTCGGCCTCAACATGCTGGGCGCGGTCTTCGTGCCGATCAACCTTGCCTATCGCGGCAACCTTCTGCGCCATGCGGTCAAGCTCTCGGAAGCCCGCCTCGGCCTGATCCACGCCGACCTGCACCAGCGCCTCGGCGAGGTCGAGCTCAGCCGGCTGGAGGAGATCGTGGTCCTCGGCGGCGCCGGCCAGGACGTCACGGGCCTCAAGGTTCACCAGTCGCAGGCATTCAAGTCGACGGATACGACCGCGCCCGCGCTGGAGCGCGAGATCGCGCCGTGGGACATGCAGTCGATCATCTTCACCTCGGGAACGACTGGTCCGTCCAAGGGCGTCATGTCGTCCTACATGCATCTCTATTCGATGGCGAAGGCGGCGCCCTTCCTGCGTTCCGACGAACGCTACATGGTCAACCTGCCGATGTTCCATTCCGGCGGCGTCATGCCGGTGACTGCCATGCTCGTCCATGGCGGCTCGATCGTCATGGTCGACGCCTTCGACACGAACACGTTCTGGGACACGATCCGGCAGCGGCAGATCACGACTGTCATCCTGCTCGGCGTGATGGGCGGCTTCCTGCTCAAGCGTCCGCCGAGCCCCGACGACAAGAACCACACGCTGCGCACCTGCACCTATGTGCCGCTCAACGACACCGCGCCGCAGTTCCACGAGCGCTTCGGCACCGAGGTGCACACGCACTTCAACATGACCGAGATCTCGATGCCGATCGTATCGGATCCCAATCCGACAGCGCTGGGCAGCGCCGGCAAGATGCGCTCCGGCGTCGAGGTGCGGATCGTCGACGAGAACGATTGCGAGGTGCCGGTCGGCGCGGTCGGAGAGCTCATCGTCCGCACGGAATGCCCGTGGGCACTGAACCACGGCTATGCCGGCAACCCCGAAGCCACGGCCACGGCCTGGCGCAATGGCTGGTTCCACACCGGCGACGGCTTCCGCAAGGATGCCGAGGGCAACTTCTACTTCGTCGACCGGCTCAAGGACGCGATCCGCAGGCGTGGCGAGAACATCTCCTCCTTCGAGGTGGAATCCGAAGTTCTCTCCCATCCGGCAGTGCGCGAGGCGGCCGCGGTGGCGGTGAAGAGCGAGATCGCCGAGGACGAGGTCATGGCCGTGGTGGCCCTCAAGGAGGGCGTCGAGTTCGATCCCGCCGAGCTGATCGAGTTCCTGCGCCCGCGCATGGCCCACTTCATGATCCCCCGCTACGTGCGCGTCGTCGACGGCCTGCCGCGCACGCCGACGGCGAAGATCGAGAAGGTGAAGCTGCGCGAGGCCGGCATCACCGACGACACCTGGGACCGCGATGCCGCCGGCATCCGCATCAAGCGCGAGAAGGTCGGGCTGAAGAGCGCCTGA
- a CDS encoding acyl-CoA dehydrogenase family protein: MFAELSPHATALRDKLVAFMEEHVYPNEHALLKPPREAEKWSPRPLAMELMQKAKAAGLWNLFYNHGPEGQGLSNWEYSQLCEILGRSLAAPEIFNCNAPDVGNMEIISMYGTDAQKERWLKPLLTGEIRSCFAMTEPRVASSDATNIETDIRRDGDHYVVNGRKWWTTGANSERCKVAIVMGKSDRSAPKHKQQSMILVPMETPGVTVERALSVYGYEHAPLGHGEVVFDNVRVPAENILLGEGRGFEVAQGRLGPGRIHHCMRFIGLAERALEIMCERARSRTAFGSSFAEMGAIRQAIGQSRCDIEQARLVTLKAAWTMDRLGNKAARNEIAVAKIVVPETAGKVIDRAIQVHGGAGLSQDFFLAEAFAETRFLRIGDGPDEVHREALARVELGKLN; the protein is encoded by the coding sequence ATGTTCGCTGAACTGTCCCCTCATGCCACGGCCCTGCGCGACAAGCTCGTCGCCTTCATGGAAGAGCACGTCTACCCCAACGAGCACGCGCTGCTGAAGCCGCCGCGCGAGGCGGAGAAATGGTCGCCGCGTCCGCTGGCCATGGAGCTGATGCAGAAGGCCAAGGCCGCCGGCCTGTGGAACCTGTTCTACAACCACGGCCCGGAAGGACAGGGCCTGTCGAACTGGGAATATTCGCAGCTCTGCGAGATCCTCGGCCGCTCGCTCGCCGCGCCGGAGATCTTCAACTGCAACGCACCCGACGTCGGCAACATGGAGATCATCTCCATGTATGGCACCGATGCCCAGAAGGAGCGCTGGCTGAAGCCGCTGCTCACCGGCGAGATCCGATCCTGCTTCGCCATGACCGAGCCGCGCGTCGCCTCGTCCGACGCCACCAATATCGAGACCGACATCCGCCGCGATGGCGACCACTACGTCGTCAACGGCCGCAAGTGGTGGACGACAGGTGCCAATTCCGAGCGCTGCAAGGTAGCGATCGTGATGGGCAAGAGCGACCGCTCGGCGCCGAAGCACAAGCAGCAGTCGATGATCCTCGTGCCGATGGAAACGCCCGGCGTGACGGTCGAGCGGGCGCTGAGCGTCTACGGCTACGAGCACGCGCCCCTCGGCCATGGCGAGGTCGTGTTCGACAATGTCCGCGTGCCGGCCGAGAACATTCTCCTCGGCGAGGGCAGGGGGTTCGAGGTCGCTCAGGGGCGGCTCGGCCCCGGCCGGATCCATCACTGCATGCGCTTCATCGGGCTCGCCGAGCGCGCGCTGGAGATCATGTGCGAGCGGGCGAGGTCGCGCACTGCCTTCGGCTCCAGCTTCGCCGAGATGGGCGCCATCCGCCAGGCGATCGGCCAGTCGCGCTGCGACATAGAGCAGGCCCGCCTCGTCACGCTCAAGGCGGCATGGACGATGGACAGGCTCGGCAACAAGGCCGCGCGCAACGAGATCGCCGTCGCCAAGATCGTCGTGCCCGAGACCGCCGGCAAGGTGATCGACCGTGCGATCCAGGTGCATGGCGGGGCCGGCCTGTCGCAGGACTTCTTCCTGGCCGAGGCCTTCGCCGAAACCCGCTTCCTGCGCATCGGCGACGGGCCCGACGAGGTCCATCGCGAGGCGCTCGCCCGAGTCGAGCTCGGCAAGCTGAACTGA
- a CDS encoding non-canonical purine NTP pyrophosphatase, with protein MRLRFMSRNEHKISEASTILKSVGVELIAVHLPIDELQSGDVQAIVRNKTLRAFHLLGHPVFVEQTGLFLQDMNGFPGGLTQVFWDTLKKERVARLFGGGSVTAKTQIGFCNGQQIFHFEGAIEGTIAREPRGDDRFQWDCVFIPEGHKQTFAEMGEKKNEISMRKLALDAFAAHLENSRHD; from the coding sequence ATGCGCTTAAGATTTATGTCAAGAAACGAACACAAGATCTCTGAGGCGTCCACTATATTGAAATCCGTTGGCGTCGAGCTCATTGCCGTACATCTTCCTATCGACGAACTACAGTCAGGTGATGTGCAGGCTATAGTGCGCAACAAAACGTTGCGGGCGTTTCACCTTTTGGGTCACCCTGTATTCGTGGAGCAGACTGGCCTATTTCTCCAGGATATGAATGGTTTCCCCGGAGGCCTCACGCAGGTGTTCTGGGACACCCTGAAAAAAGAGCGAGTCGCGCGCCTCTTCGGGGGCGGATCGGTTACTGCCAAAACCCAGATTGGGTTTTGTAATGGCCAGCAGATATTCCACTTCGAAGGCGCCATTGAGGGCACTATCGCGCGGGAACCTCGAGGCGATGACCGGTTCCAGTGGGACTGCGTTTTTATCCCCGAGGGGCATAAGCAGACCTTTGCAGAGATGGGCGAGAAAAAGAACGAGATATCGATGAGGAAACTCGCATTGGACGCTTTCGCGGCCCACTTGGAGAACAGCCGGCATGATTGA
- a CDS encoding SMP-30/gluconolactonase/LRE family protein, which translates to MPGFLGGSNLSDIAQIYGEYLIIIVGITFVMMAGGIDLTVGSVFAFCNLAALLLINSMEINLAIGIPAVMLLGGLIGLVNGVLIGYLGMRAFLTTLVMLIIVRAVVDQALLDYGQQIMRGFNASAAWEFMAIGKVFGIPSSLVVAIVIAIVGHVVLTRMRFGWHVMAVGGSRRSAYNAGIRVKRTICATYVLSGVLTGLAATFYAARLSSAGTDVGKGLEVTMLTAAVLGGISLGGGRGSIVKAMLGAIIILLVQNSLIRMGLTSGTSSLVLGLILLAAVAIDVRWVKNRHKVLARAYVSPTYFALPPLPETAEGSASPYALNDKLRGVEAIGLGELDGPEDVIFDKDDNLYCGSRHGDVIRFFAPDHTRWEVFAHIGGHPLGFAFDAQGNLHTCVGGMGLYKISPAGEVTKLSDETNRSLLSIVDDSRLRLADDLDIAPDGKVYFSEATVRYEMYDWMVDALEGRGNGRIICYDPKTNSSRTVLPNLQLPNGICVEKSGQSLLFAETWGCRITRWYFDGPKKGQKEVVIDNLPGYPDNINRASDGTYWCALCGMRAPVFDLALRMPSFRRRMVQKVGRDDWLYPNMNTGCVIKFDADGTILDVLWDLGGEAHPMITSIREHKGFLYLGGIYNNRVGKYRIPDADPNWTSLEDYWGTKS; encoded by the coding sequence ATGCCCGGCTTCCTCGGCGGCTCGAACCTCTCCGACATCGCCCAGATCTACGGCGAGTATCTCATCATCATCGTCGGCATCACCTTCGTGATGATGGCGGGCGGCATCGACCTGACCGTCGGCTCGGTCTTCGCCTTCTGCAACCTCGCGGCGCTGCTGCTCATCAATTCGATGGAGATCAACCTCGCCATCGGCATCCCGGCCGTGATGCTGCTCGGCGGCCTGATCGGCCTCGTCAACGGCGTGCTCATCGGCTATCTCGGCATGCGCGCCTTCCTCACCACGCTGGTGATGCTGATCATCGTGCGCGCGGTGGTCGACCAGGCGCTGCTCGACTACGGCCAGCAGATCATGCGCGGCTTCAATGCCTCGGCCGCCTGGGAGTTCATGGCGATCGGCAAGGTGTTCGGCATCCCGTCGAGCCTCGTCGTGGCGATCGTCATCGCCATCGTGGGCCACGTGGTGCTTACCCGCATGCGCTTCGGCTGGCACGTCATGGCCGTCGGCGGTTCGCGCCGCTCCGCCTACAATGCCGGCATCCGCGTCAAGCGCACCATCTGCGCCACCTACGTCCTCTCCGGCGTCCTGACCGGTCTCGCGGCCACCTTCTACGCGGCCCGCCTGTCCAGCGCCGGCACCGACGTCGGCAAGGGCCTCGAGGTGACGATGCTGACGGCGGCCGTGCTCGGCGGCATCTCGCTCGGCGGCGGCCGCGGCTCGATCGTCAAGGCGATGCTCGGCGCGATCATCATCCTGCTCGTGCAGAACAGCCTGATCCGCATGGGGCTCACCAGCGGCACCTCGTCCCTCGTCCTCGGCCTGATCCTGCTTGCCGCCGTCGCCATCGACGTGCGCTGGGTCAAGAACCGTCACAAGGTGCTGGCGCGCGCCTATGTCTCGCCGACCTATTTCGCCCTGCCGCCGCTGCCGGAAACGGCAGAAGGCTCCGCGTCGCCCTATGCGCTGAACGACAAGCTGCGCGGCGTGGAGGCCATCGGGCTCGGCGAACTCGACGGGCCGGAGGACGTCATCTTCGACAAGGATGACAACCTCTACTGTGGCTCGCGCCACGGCGACGTCATCCGCTTCTTCGCGCCCGACCACACGCGCTGGGAGGTCTTCGCCCATATCGGCGGCCACCCGCTCGGCTTCGCCTTCGACGCGCAAGGCAACCTGCACACCTGCGTCGGCGGCATGGGCCTCTACAAGATCTCGCCCGCCGGCGAGGTCACGAAACTCTCCGACGAGACCAACCGCTCGCTGCTCTCGATCGTCGACGACTCCCGCCTGCGCCTTGCCGATGACCTCGACATCGCGCCCGACGGCAAGGTCTACTTTTCCGAGGCAACCGTCCGCTACGAGATGTACGACTGGATGGTCGACGCGTTGGAAGGCCGCGGCAACGGCCGCATCATCTGCTACGACCCGAAGACCAATTCCTCGCGCACCGTGCTGCCGAACCTGCAGCTTCCCAACGGCATCTGCGTTGAGAAGAGCGGCCAGTCGCTGCTCTTCGCCGAGACCTGGGGCTGCCGCATCACCCGCTGGTATTTCGACGGGCCGAAGAAGGGCCAGAAGGAAGTCGTCATCGACAACCTGCCGGGCTATCCCGACAACATCAACCGCGCCTCCGACGGCACCTACTGGTGCGCGCTCTGCGGCATGCGCGCCCCGGTCTTCGACCTTGCGCTGCGCATGCCCTCCTTCCGCCGCCGCATGGTGCAGAAGGTCGGCCGCGACGACTGGCTCTACCCGAACATGAACACCGGCTGCGTCATCAAGTTCGACGCCGACGGCACCATCCTCGACGTGCTGTGGGACCTCGGCGGCGAGGCGCATCCGATGATCACCTCGATCCGCGAGCACAAGGGCTTCCTCTATCTCGGCGGCATCTACAACAACCGGGTCGGCAAGTACAGGATTCCGGATGCCGATCCGAACTGGACGTCGCTTGAGGACTACTGGGGGACGAAGTCGTGA
- a CDS encoding ABC transporter permease, translating to MLRGLSQERIVLVIAVALFVAFSVALPGFLDPGNLLSLVQNVSILGILGVGMAIAIIGRGIDLSVLSTMPISVAWMLSLVNDGLPLWLALLCALAFVIVVGIINGVLIAYVEIPAIFATLAMGIAIYGFGKAYLVPIEAVYVGGDRSSWFYSIGSGRVLGVPTPVIVFALVALVAWLFLRYLKPGRFIYGMGDNPAAARITGIPVRPMIVVQYVLISIIALIAGIVMATALSQINTRLALSTMVYDVILVVVLGGIGLSGGKGGIRNVIVGTILIGILLNGMTIMNLTYTVQSILKSVILLAAIVVDTLLNPRDEQTAQHGDI from the coding sequence ATGTTGAGAGGCCTCTCTCAGGAACGTATCGTGCTGGTGATCGCGGTGGCGCTGTTCGTCGCTTTCTCGGTCGCGCTTCCCGGTTTCCTCGATCCGGGCAACCTGCTCTCGCTCGTCCAGAACGTATCGATCCTCGGCATCCTTGGAGTCGGCATGGCCATCGCCATCATCGGGCGCGGCATCGACCTGTCGGTGCTGTCGACCATGCCGATCTCGGTCGCCTGGATGCTCTCGCTCGTGAATGACGGGCTGCCGCTGTGGCTGGCGCTGCTCTGCGCGCTCGCCTTCGTCATCGTCGTCGGCATCATCAACGGCGTGCTGATCGCCTATGTCGAGATCCCGGCGATCTTCGCCACGCTTGCCATGGGCATCGCCATCTACGGCTTCGGCAAGGCCTATCTGGTGCCGATCGAGGCCGTCTACGTCGGCGGCGACCGCTCGTCCTGGTTCTATTCGATCGGCAGCGGGCGTGTGCTCGGCGTGCCGACGCCGGTCATCGTCTTCGCGTTGGTGGCGCTCGTCGCCTGGCTGTTCCTGCGCTACCTCAAGCCCGGCCGCTTCATCTACGGCATGGGCGACAACCCCGCCGCCGCGCGCATCACCGGCATCCCGGTCCGGCCGATGATCGTCGTCCAGTATGTGCTGATCTCGATCATCGCGCTGATCGCCGGCATCGTCATGGCCACCGCCCTGTCGCAGATCAACACCCGCCTCGCGCTGTCGACCATGGTCTACGACGTCATCCTCGTCGTCGTGCTGGGCGGCATCGGCCTGTCGGGCGGCAAGGGCGGCATCCGCAACGTCATCGTCGGCACCATCCTGATCGGCATCCTGCTCAACGGCATGACGATCATGAACCTGACCTACACCGTCCAGAGCATCCTCAAGAGCGTCATCCTGCTCGCGGCGATCGTGGTCGACACCCTGCTCAACCCCCGTGACGAACAGACCGCTCAGCACGGGGACATCTGA
- a CDS encoding SIR2 family protein, with product MIDELADLVSRKKVVLFAGAGLSVPLGLPSWSSLIGHMASELGYDPEVLVPEGADHLQIAEFYKLERNSIGELRSWMDRSWHVSDDVLLRSRIHEQIVELEFPLIYTTNYDRNLERVHELKGKRFSKIKSVLDVANAVPDATQIVKFHGDFDDDDSLVVTESDYFERLQFEAPLDIKFRADVLSRSILFVGYSLNDLNMRLLLYRLHKMWEKAGFAAQRPPCFIFLLRPDPVRERVLASRGIRTIVSDSLNPGTALEELFDKLLSARSKLA from the coding sequence ATGATTGATGAGCTTGCGGATCTGGTCTCTCGAAAGAAAGTTGTGTTGTTCGCTGGAGCGGGATTATCGGTTCCCTTAGGTCTGCCGAGTTGGTCGAGTCTTATCGGCCACATGGCGAGCGAACTCGGCTATGATCCGGAAGTCTTGGTGCCGGAGGGCGCCGACCATCTGCAAATTGCTGAGTTCTATAAACTCGAACGAAATAGCATTGGCGAACTCCGCAGTTGGATGGATCGGAGCTGGCACGTTTCCGACGATGTCCTGCTCAGGTCGCGTATCCACGAACAAATCGTCGAACTCGAATTTCCGCTGATCTACACGACAAACTACGATCGGAACCTTGAGCGCGTCCATGAACTCAAAGGCAAGCGCTTTAGTAAGATCAAATCGGTGCTCGACGTCGCCAACGCCGTGCCCGACGCTACACAGATAGTTAAGTTTCACGGAGATTTCGACGATGACGACTCTCTGGTTGTCACCGAGTCCGATTATTTTGAGCGGCTCCAATTCGAAGCCCCGCTCGATATCAAGTTTCGAGCCGACGTTCTGAGCCGCAGCATACTGTTTGTCGGCTACAGCCTAAACGATCTCAATATGCGTTTGCTTCTCTACCGGCTCCACAAAATGTGGGAGAAAGCCGGGTTCGCGGCTCAACGGCCTCCTTGTTTTATTTTTTTGCTTCGGCCGGACCCGGTTCGCGAGCGGGTATTGGCAAGCCGCGGCATTCGTACGATCGTTTCAGACTCTCTGAACCCAGGCACCGCGTTGGAAGAATTGTTCGACAAGCTGCTTTCCGCTCGCAGCAAGTTGGCTTGA
- the add gene encoding adenosine deaminase produces the protein MIDLHVHLRGTLTPAMAITLAKRNSMNLDAARLAAKGFGWQDFTSFLHAYDHIASVIVTAQDLEEVAYDYLSRSAQLGTTYVEFMLSPPDLMRAGVAFEDQLAALSAARHRALEAHGIDCRMIATAVRHLGPTAAIEAARVAVSRRDDIVVGFGLTGDERLFAASDFEEAFRIARSEGLRATAHAGEHLGPDTIIEAIEVLGLERVGHGIRAVESESVTRQLASEKVPLELCLTSNLALNLYPSISKHPIGRLAAAGCVIVLGTDDPSFFSTDIAAEYKLAANVGLSALDITAQANAASFRGI, from the coding sequence ATGATCGATTTGCATGTGCACTTGCGTGGCACCCTTACTCCGGCGATGGCTATTACTCTTGCCAAAAGGAATTCAATGAACCTCGACGCGGCTCGATTGGCCGCAAAAGGATTTGGGTGGCAAGACTTCACATCTTTTCTACACGCATACGACCATATCGCGTCAGTCATCGTCACCGCGCAAGACCTCGAGGAGGTCGCCTACGACTATCTTTCTCGGTCCGCACAACTTGGCACGACCTATGTCGAGTTCATGCTGTCGCCGCCTGATCTGATGCGTGCCGGTGTAGCGTTCGAAGATCAGCTCGCCGCATTGTCCGCAGCGCGTCATCGAGCGCTAGAGGCCCACGGCATCGATTGTCGAATGATTGCCACCGCAGTTCGGCATCTGGGGCCGACTGCCGCCATAGAGGCGGCGAGAGTAGCGGTCAGTCGTCGGGACGACATAGTGGTTGGCTTCGGCCTAACTGGCGACGAACGGTTGTTTGCTGCAAGCGATTTCGAAGAAGCGTTCCGGATCGCTCGATCAGAGGGTCTGCGCGCCACGGCTCATGCCGGCGAGCACTTAGGGCCAGATACCATCATTGAGGCTATTGAGGTGCTTGGACTGGAACGTGTAGGGCATGGGATCCGAGCAGTAGAATCGGAGTCGGTCACGCGCCAATTGGCTTCGGAAAAAGTGCCGCTCGAGTTGTGCCTGACGAGTAACCTTGCCTTAAATCTGTATCCCTCGATCAGCAAGCACCCCATTGGTCGATTGGCCGCAGCAGGTTGTGTTATCGTGCTGGGAACAGACGATCCCTCGTTCTTTTCGACCGATATCGCGGCGGAATATAAGTTGGCGGCAAACGTAGGTTTGTCTGCTCTCGACATTACTGCGCAAGCTAACGCGGCATCTTTTCGTGGTATTTGA